A portion of the Euzebyales bacterium genome contains these proteins:
- a CDS encoding aldehyde dehydrogenase family protein, translated as MPSWEYAPAPESRDIVNLRSEYGLFIGGAFVEPQDGGTFKTVNPATEEVLAAVTVAGADDVDRAVAAARRAQTEVWGPMSGAERAKYLYRLARVIQERARELAVLETLDNGKPIKESRDVDVPMAAAHFFSYAGWADKLAYAGFGPDPKPVGVAGQIIPWNFPLLMAAWKLAPALATGNTCVLKPAETTPLSALLLAEIMQQIDLPPGVVNILTGDGATGQVLVEHAGVDKIAFTGSTSVGKQIQRALAGRPTRLTLELGGKAANIILDDAPLDQAVEGIVNGIFFNQGHVCCAGSRLLVQESVLEPVLDRLKRRLGTLRVGDPLDKNTDLGAINSAEQLARITELTDSGVAQGAERWQPACDLPDRGYWFAPTVFTGVSQSHRIAREEIFGPVLSVLTFRTPAEAITKANNSPYGLSAGVWTEKGSRILWMAERLQAGVVWANTFNRFDPTSPFGGYKESGFGREGGRHGLAPYLAT; from the coding sequence ATGCCGAGCTGGGAGTACGCGCCCGCACCCGAGTCCCGCGACATCGTCAACCTGCGCAGCGAGTACGGGCTGTTCATCGGCGGGGCGTTCGTCGAGCCGCAGGACGGCGGGACGTTCAAGACGGTCAACCCCGCGACGGAGGAGGTCCTCGCGGCCGTCACCGTGGCTGGCGCGGACGACGTCGACCGCGCCGTGGCGGCGGCGCGGCGTGCCCAGACCGAGGTCTGGGGGCCAATGTCCGGCGCCGAGCGTGCCAAGTACCTGTACCGCCTCGCGCGTGTCATCCAGGAGCGGGCGCGCGAGCTCGCGGTGCTCGAGACGCTCGACAACGGCAAGCCGATCAAGGAGTCCCGCGACGTCGACGTGCCAATGGCGGCCGCACACTTCTTCTCGTACGCCGGATGGGCCGACAAGCTCGCGTACGCCGGGTTCGGGCCGGACCCGAAGCCGGTCGGCGTCGCCGGCCAGATCATCCCGTGGAACTTCCCGTTGCTGATGGCGGCGTGGAAGTTGGCGCCGGCGCTTGCGACCGGCAACACCTGCGTGCTCAAGCCCGCAGAGACCACGCCACTCAGCGCGCTGCTGCTCGCCGAGATCATGCAGCAGATCGACCTGCCGCCGGGTGTGGTCAACATCCTGACGGGTGACGGTGCGACCGGGCAGGTGCTCGTCGAGCACGCCGGTGTCGACAAGATCGCGTTTACCGGTTCAACGAGCGTCGGCAAGCAGATCCAGCGCGCGCTCGCCGGGCGTCCCACGCGCCTGACGCTCGAGCTCGGCGGCAAGGCGGCGAACATCATCCTCGACGATGCGCCGCTGGACCAGGCGGTCGAGGGCATCGTCAATGGCATCTTCTTCAACCAGGGCCACGTCTGTTGCGCCGGGTCGCGCCTACTCGTGCAGGAGTCGGTGCTCGAACCGGTGCTGGACCGCCTCAAGCGGCGGCTCGGCACGCTGCGCGTCGGCGATCCACTGGACAAGAACACCGACCTCGGCGCGATCAACTCCGCGGAGCAGCTCGCGCGGATCACGGAGCTGACCGACAGCGGCGTCGCGCAGGGGGCCGAGCGGTGGCAGCCCGCATGCGACCTGCCCGACCGCGGCTACTGGTTCGCGCCAACCGTCTTCACAGGCGTCAGCCAGTCGCACCGCATCGCCCGTGAGGAGATCTTCGGCCCGGTCCTGTCCGTGCTGACCTTCCGCACGCCCGCCGAGGCGATCACCAAGGCCAACAACTCCCCCTACGGGCTGTCGGCGGGGGTGTGGACCGAGAAGGGCAGCCGCATCTTGTGGATGGCAGAACGCCTGCAGGCCGGCGTGGTGTGGGCGAACACCTTCAACCGGTTCGACCCCACCAGCCCGTTCGGTGGCTACAAGGAGTCCGGCTTCGGCCGCGAGGGCGGTCGCCACGGCCTCGCGCCCTACCTGGCCACCTGA
- a CDS encoding aldehyde dehydrogenase family protein, with the protein MNDRLAVRKTYKLFVGGAFPRSESGRSYEVRSAAREFLANASRASRKDVRDAVVAARTAFGGWSTRSAYNRAQILYRVAEMLEGRADQFADEVARSEGGTRDDAAAAVAAAVDRWVWYAGWADKVSQVAGAANPVAGPYFNFSVPEPTGVVAIIAPQASSLLGLVSVVAPVIVTGNTVVVVASHDRPLPAISLAEVLATSDLPGGVVNLLTGHTDELAPVLASHMDVNAIDLTGVASDQRGELERAAAENVKRVLPAPAEEPDWTGDPGTGRLLAALEIKTVWHPVGI; encoded by the coding sequence TTGAACGACCGGCTCGCCGTACGCAAGACCTACAAGCTCTTCGTCGGCGGGGCGTTCCCCCGCTCGGAGTCGGGCCGGAGCTACGAGGTGCGGTCGGCGGCGCGGGAGTTCCTCGCGAACGCCTCGCGCGCATCGCGCAAGGACGTGCGCGACGCCGTGGTAGCCGCGCGCACGGCGTTCGGTGGATGGTCGACTAGGTCCGCCTACAACCGCGCCCAGATTCTGTACCGGGTGGCCGAGATGCTCGAGGGACGCGCAGACCAGTTCGCCGACGAGGTCGCGCGCTCCGAGGGCGGGACCCGCGACGACGCGGCGGCCGCCGTCGCCGCTGCCGTCGACCGGTGGGTGTGGTACGCCGGCTGGGCAGACAAGGTCAGCCAGGTCGCGGGCGCTGCGAACCCGGTGGCAGGCCCGTACTTCAACTTCAGCGTGCCCGAGCCCACCGGTGTGGTCGCCATCATCGCGCCCCAGGCGTCGAGCCTGCTCGGCCTGGTCAGCGTCGTCGCGCCGGTGATCGTCACGGGCAACACGGTCGTGGTGGTGGCCAGCCATGATCGCCCGCTGCCGGCGATCAGCCTCGCCGAGGTGCTCGCGACGTCCGACCTCCCGGGCGGTGTCGTGAACCTGTTGACCGGGCACACCGACGAGCTCGCACCCGTGCTCGCCTCGCACATGGATGTCAACGCGATCGACCTGACGGGCGTGGCCTCCGACCAGCGCGGTGAGCTCGAGCGCGCCGCGGCCGAGAACGTCAAACGGGTCCTTCCGGCACCCGCGGAGGAGCCCGACTGGACCGGCGACCCCGGCACCGGACGGCTGCTGGCCGCGCTGGAGATCAAGACGGTCTGGCATCCGGTCGGCATCTGA
- a CDS encoding amino acid ABC transporter permease produces MSSVLTEDLGPRGRHRVQIANWISLLAVLAIVAFVIYRIAVTGNFAPELYEQFVNLDEGWLEFVIAGLGNTIKAALIAMVFATAIGFFFALARIARNPISRALARVYIDVFRSIPLLLLILFGFFGIQQFFDISQLIGLIIGLTLYNSAVLAEIFRAGILSLSKGQSEAASSLGMTYWQSMQLVILPQAVRRMTPAIVAQLATLTKDTSLGFVIGYEEALRRAGALAQAPPSNQLQAFVFAGILYFIVIFALARFARRLEVQQRRKYGAGKMEAGAGLEDIEALGEEADEDEMAAREPEPAVSG; encoded by the coding sequence ATGAGCTCGGTTCTCACAGAGGATCTCGGGCCTCGCGGACGCCACCGCGTGCAGATCGCCAACTGGATCTCCCTCCTGGCCGTCCTGGCCATCGTGGCGTTCGTGATCTACCGGATCGCCGTGACCGGCAACTTCGCGCCCGAGCTGTACGAGCAGTTCGTCAACCTCGACGAGGGGTGGCTGGAGTTCGTCATCGCCGGGCTCGGCAACACGATCAAGGCCGCGTTGATCGCGATGGTCTTCGCGACGGCGATCGGGTTCTTCTTCGCGCTCGCGCGGATCGCGAGGAATCCCATTTCGCGGGCGCTCGCGCGGGTCTACATCGACGTGTTTCGCAGCATCCCGTTGCTCCTCCTCATCCTCTTCGGCTTCTTCGGCATCCAGCAGTTCTTCGACATCTCGCAGCTCATTGGCCTCATCATCGGCCTGACGCTGTACAACAGCGCCGTCCTCGCCGAGATCTTCCGAGCCGGCATCCTGTCGCTGAGCAAGGGACAGTCCGAGGCCGCCTCCTCCCTCGGCATGACCTACTGGCAGTCGATGCAGCTGGTGATCCTGCCGCAGGCCGTGCGACGGATGACCCCGGCGATCGTCGCCCAGCTCGCGACGCTGACGAAGGACACGTCGCTCGGCTTCGTGATCGGCTACGAGGAGGCACTGCGGCGCGCGGGCGCGCTGGCCCAGGCGCCGCCGAGCAACCAGCTCCAGGCGTTCGTGTTCGCCGGAATCCTCTACTTCATCGTGATCTTCGCGCTCGCGCGATTCGCGCGGCGCCTCGAGGTGCAGCAGCGCCGCAAGTACGGCGCGGGGAAGATGGAGGCCGGTGCCGGGCTCGAGGACATCGAGGCGCTCGGCGAGGAAGCCGACGAGGACGAGATGGCAGCGCGCGAGCCGGAACCGGCCGTCAGCGGCTGA
- a CDS encoding amino acid ABC transporter permease, with amino-acid sequence MNPITFLIDNWDLYIDGFIRLFQAANLAFVFAMVVGVVIASFRVSPIRPLQRFAAFYVTVFRNTPLLIIFFLFFFGLPKLGFTFTPFVSTVIVMSLYTGAYLGETVRSGINSVDTGQAEAARAIGLNFREVLGTVVIPQALRTVVGPIGNLYIANAKNTVIGTTIGLFVETTAAQRLANSTGQPIAAFAAAAIFFVVWLLIAAQVFTSIEQRVAFKR; translated from the coding sequence ATGAACCCGATCACCTTCCTGATCGACAACTGGGACCTGTACATCGACGGGTTCATCCGCCTGTTCCAGGCCGCCAACCTCGCGTTCGTGTTCGCCATGGTCGTCGGTGTGGTAATCGCATCGTTCCGCGTGAGCCCGATCCGACCGCTCCAGCGCTTCGCGGCGTTCTACGTGACGGTGTTCCGCAACACACCGTTGCTGATCATCTTCTTCCTCTTCTTCTTCGGGCTCCCGAAGCTCGGCTTCACATTCACGCCGTTCGTGTCAACCGTGATCGTGATGTCGCTGTACACCGGCGCCTACCTCGGCGAGACGGTGCGCTCGGGCATCAACTCGGTGGACACCGGGCAGGCGGAGGCGGCGCGCGCCATCGGGCTGAACTTCCGTGAGGTCCTGGGCACGGTCGTGATCCCTCAGGCCCTGCGGACGGTGGTCGGACCGATCGGCAACCTGTACATCGCCAACGCGAAGAACACGGTCATCGGAACCACGATCGGGCTGTTCGTCGAGACGACGGCCGCGCAGCGCCTCGCGAACAGCACCGGGCAGCCGATCGCGGCGTTCGCGGCGGCGGCCATCTTCTTCGTGGTCTGGCTGCTGATCGCGGCACAGGTCTTCACGTCCATCGAGCAGCGCGTCGCGTTCAAGCGATAG